One window from the genome of [Clostridium] celerecrescens 18A encodes:
- a CDS encoding glycosyltransferase family 2 protein, with the protein MNISCIILNYNDPETTISLVTTIVNYKILDSIVIVDNCSTDDSVSRLQAVAGGKVHLISTEKNGGYGYGNNQGIRYAYGTLHASHVLIANPDVKVTEGCIQAMKDSFLKISRLGVAAAVTRDGAGEVALSSWHINGLMGDLLDTGLITRRIFARWLNDRPELKADLEKERYVYVDAVLGSLFMADISALMESGLYDEEVFLYYEEKILGFQLKKKGYGTVLLLNQSYVHLHSVSINKNVKSILKKQAILHKSKLHYYKNYLGINQFQECLVKAFLAFLMAEIWFLTKIVGLSW; encoded by the coding sequence GCCTGGTAACCACCATAGTAAATTATAAAATCCTGGATTCTATCGTGATCGTGGACAACTGCTCCACCGATGATTCTGTATCAAGGCTTCAGGCAGTTGCGGGCGGAAAGGTCCATCTTATCTCCACGGAAAAGAACGGGGGATACGGCTACGGCAATAATCAGGGGATCCGGTATGCATATGGGACGCTTCACGCTTCCCATGTGCTCATAGCAAATCCTGATGTTAAGGTTACAGAAGGATGTATACAGGCCATGAAGGATTCCTTTTTAAAGATAAGCCGGCTGGGAGTTGCGGCAGCAGTCACCAGGGATGGAGCGGGAGAGGTGGCGCTGTCAAGCTGGCATATTAACGGCCTGATGGGCGACCTTCTGGACACCGGCCTAATTACAAGACGTATTTTTGCCCGCTGGCTGAATGACCGGCCGGAACTTAAGGCGGATTTAGAAAAGGAGCGGTACGTTTATGTAGATGCTGTGCTCGGCTCCCTTTTTATGGCTGATATTAGTGCTCTGATGGAAAGCGGTCTTTATGATGAAGAAGTCTTTCTTTATTATGAAGAAAAGATACTCGGATTTCAGCTAAAGAAAAAGGGATACGGGACGGTACTTCTTCTGAACCAGTCCTATGTACACCTTCATTCCGTATCTATTAATAAAAATGTGAAATCTATTTTAAAGAAGCAGGCAATTCTTCATAAGAGCAAGCTTCACTATTATAAAAACTATCTGGGGATCAACCAGTTCCAGGAATGTCTTGTAAAGGCTTTCCTGGCATTTCTCATGGCTGAGATCTGGTTTTTGACAAAGATCGTGGGATTGTCCTGGTAG
- a CDS encoding glycosyltransferase family 2 protein codes for MVSVLLASYNGEKYIREQLESILNQTFSGLSIVISDDLSTDDTPAIIREYEERYPGRVRCLRNSERSGSAQNNFFRLLKLATDEYIMLCDQDDVWLPDKVEVTLREMKKLEAEWGEEVPLLVHGDLSVTDKEGSILHKSMAEYQKIAVHDNRFSHYLVENNITGNTVMINKAFLGFLADVPRECVMHDWWLGLLASCFGRISYIDRPLVLYRQHGENQMGSKSGREQYAERIRNQDSVRENYRKMFVQAQMFLKLYGNEMSTEQRVILEHFIELPEKNRAEKIYTIWKYKLMKSTHIRTLGQMFSI; via the coding sequence ATGGTCTCGGTGCTGCTTGCATCCTATAACGGTGAAAAATATATACGGGAGCAGCTGGAATCTATTTTAAACCAGACGTTTTCCGGTCTATCCATCGTGATTTCCGACGATCTTTCTACAGACGATACCCCTGCCATTATCCGGGAATATGAAGAACGATATCCGGGCCGGGTGAGATGTCTTAGGAACAGCGAAAGATCCGGCAGTGCCCAGAATAATTTCTTCCGCCTGCTTAAGCTGGCAACTGATGAGTATATCATGTTGTGTGACCAGGATGATGTATGGTTGCCGGATAAGGTTGAGGTCACTTTAAGGGAAATGAAGAAGCTGGAAGCGGAATGGGGAGAAGAGGTACCGCTTCTGGTCCATGGCGACTTATCGGTAACCGATAAGGAGGGCAGCATTCTTCACAAATCAATGGCGGAATACCAGAAAATTGCGGTTCATGATAACCGGTTCAGCCATTATCTGGTTGAGAATAACATTACAGGGAATACAGTCATGATCAACAAGGCTTTTTTGGGATTCCTGGCTGATGTTCCCAGGGAATGCGTTATGCATGACTGGTGGCTGGGGCTTTTGGCAAGCTGTTTTGGAAGGATATCCTATATTGACCGTCCCCTGGTCCTATACCGGCAGCATGGAGAAAATCAGATGGGATCCAAAAGCGGCAGGGAGCAATATGCGGAGCGGATCCGCAATCAGGATTCGGTACGGGAAAATTACAGGAAAATGTTTGTGCAGGCTCAGATGTTTTTAAAACTTTATGGAAATGAGATGTCCACAGAGCAAAGAGTGATTCTGGAACATTTTATCGAACTGCCCGAAAAAAACAGGGCGGAAAAGATTTATACGATTTGGAAATACAAATTAATGAAAAGCACCCATATACGGACGCTGGGCCAGATGTTTTCCATCTGA
- a CDS encoding DegT/DnrJ/EryC1/StrS family aminotransferase — MDNIEDILVTRASMPSYEEFIEEIKPIWETAWMTNMGEFHEKLMEQLKEYLKVQKLLLFVNGHMALEMALQAMNLSGEVITTPFSFASTSHAIVRNNLTPVFCDIREEDYTIDPDKIEALITEKTTAILPVHVYGNICDVDKIERIAKKHNLKVIYDAAHAFGVEVNGRGIGTYGDASMFSFHATKVFNTIEGGAVTFQDPSLEILFNYLKNFGITGKETVEYIGGNAKMNEFQAAMGICNLRHVNANIEKRRLVTERYRKHLAGVPGIHLMSPKEGIRQNYAYFPVAFDGFSLTRNEVYELLADHHIFARKYFYPLITDFECYRERFSNVHLPVAKKAADSVLTLPLYAELSLDQVDRICAIILGAR, encoded by the coding sequence ATGGACAACATAGAGGACATATTAGTGACGAGGGCTTCCATGCCTTCCTATGAAGAATTCATAGAAGAGATCAAGCCGATCTGGGAAACTGCCTGGATGACGAATATGGGAGAATTTCATGAAAAACTGATGGAGCAGTTAAAGGAGTATTTAAAGGTACAGAAGCTGCTTTTGTTTGTCAATGGACATATGGCTCTTGAAATGGCGCTTCAGGCCATGAATCTATCCGGTGAGGTGATCACCACCCCGTTTTCTTTTGCTTCCACCTCCCATGCCATTGTAAGAAATAATTTAACTCCTGTGTTCTGCGATATCCGGGAGGAGGATTATACCATTGATCCGGATAAGATTGAAGCGCTGATTACGGAAAAGACGACCGCCATTTTACCGGTTCATGTTTATGGAAATATCTGTGATGTAGATAAAATTGAAAGAATCGCGAAAAAACATAATTTAAAGGTAATTTATGATGCCGCCCATGCCTTTGGTGTAGAAGTAAATGGGAGAGGGATCGGGACCTACGGAGACGCTTCCATGTTCAGCTTTCATGCCACAAAGGTGTTTAATACCATTGAAGGCGGTGCTGTGACCTTTCAGGATCCGTCCTTAGAGATTTTGTTCAATTATTTAAAAAATTTCGGCATTACCGGCAAGGAGACCGTAGAGTACATCGGCGGCAATGCAAAAATGAATGAGTTTCAGGCGGCTATGGGTATCTGTAACCTTCGCCATGTGAATGCTAACATTGAAAAGCGCAGGCTTGTGACGGAACGGTACCGGAAACATTTGGCGGGAGTACCGGGAATCCATCTGATGAGCCCCAAAGAAGGGATCCGCCAGAATTATGCTTATTTTCCCGTAGCCTTTGACGGCTTCTCTTTAACACGAAATGAGGTATATGAGCTGCTGGCTGATCACCATATCTTTGCGAGAAAATATTTTTATCCTCTGATCACTGACTTTGAATGCTATCGGGAGCGGTTTTCAAATGTACATCTTCCTGTGGCAAAAAAAGCGGCAGACAGCGTACTGACCCTGCCTTTATATGCTGAACTTTCCCTGGATCAGGTCGACCGCATCTGCGCCATTATATTAGGTGCCAGATAG
- a CDS encoding ATP-grasp domain-containing protein — MNTALVTAIGSFSADIVIKNLIKSGFRVVGCDIYPAEWIADSGNVASFYQVPLATDEKRYVNSILKICKEEQAKLLIVLTDVEVDVWNRYRDELALASVKLCLSSEETLLLCRDKRKLHRFLMEKGIGNPIPTLELLEADPQHLSYPAVIKPFNGRSSQGLRYIHSLDEMNGFLECGDTEGLIVQPYYQGSIITVDVVRQAETGKSVAVCRKELLRTPNGAGTSVLVFLDPVLEATCRDIANALDINGCVNFEFIQTEDGSYHMLECNPRFSGGVEFSCLAGYDCVTNHLRCFTGEAIEPLKEITGMYIARKYEEYIMGSKKQLP; from the coding sequence ATGAATACAGCACTGGTGACAGCGATTGGGTCATTTTCGGCGGATATAGTTATAAAAAACTTAATAAAAAGCGGTTTCCGGGTAGTTGGCTGTGATATTTATCCGGCAGAATGGATTGCAGATTCCGGGAATGTGGCATCCTTTTACCAGGTTCCCCTTGCAACAGACGAGAAACGGTATGTGAACTCCATCCTGAAGATATGCAAGGAGGAACAGGCAAAATTGTTGATCGTACTTACGGATGTGGAGGTTGACGTGTGGAACCGCTACAGGGACGAACTGGCTCTTGCTTCGGTGAAGTTATGTCTGTCATCGGAGGAAACCCTTCTCCTGTGCAGGGATAAAAGGAAGCTGCACCGTTTTCTTATGGAAAAGGGCATAGGTAACCCTATTCCCACTCTGGAGCTTTTAGAGGCCGACCCGCAGCACCTTTCCTATCCAGCGGTCATCAAACCCTTTAACGGGAGAAGCAGTCAGGGGCTCCGCTATATCCATTCCCTTGACGAGATGAATGGCTTTCTGGAATGCGGAGACACTGAGGGGCTGATCGTACAGCCCTATTATCAGGGAAGCATCATTACCGTGGACGTGGTAAGGCAGGCAGAAACAGGAAAGAGCGTTGCCGTGTGCCGGAAGGAGCTTTTGCGGACCCCAAATGGAGCAGGAACCTCGGTTCTGGTGTTTTTGGACCCGGTTCTGGAAGCCACATGCAGGGATATAGCCAATGCCCTAGATATCAATGGCTGCGTGAACTTTGAGTTCATTCAGACAGAGGATGGATCTTATCATATGCTGGAGTGCAATCCCCGTTTTTCCGGCGGCGTAGAGTTTTCCTGTCTGGCAGGATACGATTGTGTTACCAACCATTTAAGATGCTTTACCGGGGAGGCCATAGAACCCTTAAAAGAAATTACAGGCATGTATATTGCAAGAAAATATGAGGAATATATTATGGGAAGCAAAAAGCAACTCCCATAA
- a CDS encoding glycosyltransferase, translating to MNGSSESNIMASINCVTFNHGAYIRQALDSFLMQKTDFEFEILVHDDASTDGTGDILREYAEKYPDKVKPLIQTENQYSQGIDNISGAFNFPRVKGKYIFMCDGDDYWTTPDKMQKQVDYMEAHPDCTLCIHSAKIELVGKALTEKQMRPYRRNQVITPEEIVDKPSGYAMSSMAFPSRLVKELPDYYVDCPVGDTPLQMMAAEKGYGYYMDEPMSAYRVGVAGSWTMEGKNGNYAKKQKIYWERMKKVYEEFNAATEGRLKEAADSAAKRTYYHTMVNTRQFKEIVNPEYTRYYKELTPRTRFFIQAEYRAPGAYELLRKIFLGKKR from the coding sequence ATGAACGGCAGTTCCGAATCAAACATAATGGCCAGCATTAATTGTGTGACCTTTAACCATGGGGCTTATATCAGGCAGGCCTTGGACAGCTTTCTCATGCAGAAGACGGATTTTGAATTTGAGATTCTGGTCCATGATGATGCTTCTACCGATGGAACAGGGGATATCTTAAGAGAATATGCTGAAAAATACCCGGATAAGGTGAAACCCCTCATACAGACAGAGAACCAGTATTCTCAGGGAATCGACAATATCAGCGGAGCGTTTAATTTCCCCCGGGTCAAAGGTAAATACATTTTCATGTGTGACGGAGATGATTATTGGACGACACCGGATAAGATGCAAAAGCAGGTGGATTACATGGAGGCCCATCCGGACTGCACCCTTTGTATACACAGTGCTAAAATCGAACTGGTGGGAAAGGCTCTGACAGAAAAACAGATGCGTCCATACAGGAGAAATCAAGTGATCACGCCGGAAGAGATCGTGGATAAGCCTTCCGGTTATGCCATGTCCTCCATGGCATTTCCATCCCGCCTTGTGAAAGAACTTCCGGATTATTACGTGGATTGCCCAGTGGGAGATACTCCACTGCAGATGATGGCGGCTGAAAAAGGGTACGGCTATTACATGGATGAACCTATGAGTGCCTACCGGGTGGGAGTAGCAGGCTCCTGGACCATGGAAGGAAAAAACGGAAATTACGCCAAAAAGCAGAAGATTTACTGGGAGCGGATGAAAAAGGTATATGAGGAATTTAACGCTGCCACAGAGGGCCGTTTAAAGGAAGCTGCAGATAGTGCGGCAAAACGGACTTATTATCATACCATGGTCAATACCAGGCAGTTTAAGGAGATCGTGAACCCGGAGTACACCAGGTATTATAAAGAATTGACGCCAAGAACCAGGTTCTTTATTCAGGCTGAGTACCGGGCTCCGGGAGCCTATGAGCTATTAAGGAAGATATTCCTGGGAAAGAAACGGTAA
- a CDS encoding L,D-transpeptidase, which yields MRKLTRSLTLLCLTAALVSGQASLAWADEAYGPGFKNGVPISQSDGQSEDQNQANTQTQEGVTTDEAENALANAGIDIGKEGEGGGEDGEVDEATRAAQEALKANFPRLQTTVMVGDSNWSQPFVNDAWITNNGQGFHGMSTFLTNIVGNVLYRTYTSSTGWSPWVLNGQQTTNYANDINIEAVQMRFSGYVNNQFDLYYTAQLEDGTTMDWAKNGTTTGTMGTGHYITGLRMAFYTKNSQFPYATEKPLISAVADGMRLIDGGLRYFNGDGTSFTGWAWAGNDRYYFQDSYPVTGWQYLDGYKYYFDESGRMLSDLEPIIGAKGPFLISINKTMNCMTIFAKDGNNGFIIPLKSFLTSTGPDTPLGTYQTPEKYRWRDMNHGIFTQYATRIWKGFLIHSILYSKPNNMTLDPMTYNYMSIAQSAGCVRLLSGDAKWVYDHCAIGTTVTIYESPVPGPYERPAIEQIIPETQTWDPTDPNIAR from the coding sequence ATGCGTAAACTGACACGAAGCCTGACGCTTCTCTGCCTGACGGCTGCTCTTGTTTCCGGACAGGCCTCCCTTGCATGGGCAGATGAAGCATATGGACCGGGATTTAAGAATGGTGTCCCCATCAGTCAGAGCGACGGGCAGTCTGAAGATCAGAACCAGGCGAACACCCAGACGCAGGAAGGCGTAACTACAGATGAAGCGGAAAACGCTTTGGCAAATGCCGGTATAGACATTGGAAAAGAAGGGGAAGGCGGCGGTGAAGACGGCGAGGTAGATGAAGCCACCAGAGCTGCTCAGGAAGCGTTAAAGGCCAATTTCCCACGTCTCCAGACTACCGTTATGGTCGGTGACAGCAACTGGTCACAGCCATTTGTAAATGATGCATGGATCACAAATAACGGACAGGGCTTTCACGGGATGTCCACCTTTCTTACCAACATTGTTGGAAACGTGCTTTACCGGACCTATACCTCCAGCACCGGCTGGTCTCCATGGGTTTTAAACGGACAGCAGACTACCAACTATGCCAATGACATAAACATCGAAGCAGTACAGATGAGGTTTTCCGGTTATGTGAATAACCAGTTCGACCTCTATTATACCGCACAGTTGGAAGACGGGACCACCATGGACTGGGCAAAAAATGGGACCACCACAGGAACCATGGGAACCGGTCATTACATAACAGGGCTGAGAATGGCCTTTTACACCAAGAACTCCCAGTTCCCTTATGCCACGGAGAAGCCTCTGATTTCCGCCGTTGCAGACGGAATGCGGCTGATCGATGGCGGCCTCCGTTACTTTAACGGCGATGGAACATCCTTCACCGGCTGGGCATGGGCAGGCAATGATCGTTACTATTTCCAGGATTCCTATCCGGTGACCGGCTGGCAGTATCTTGACGGCTACAAATATTATTTTGACGAGTCCGGAAGAATGCTCTCTGACTTAGAGCCAATTATCGGCGCTAAGGGACCATTCCTCATCAGCATCAACAAGACCATGAACTGCATGACCATCTTCGCCAAAGATGGGAACAACGGTTTTATTATTCCGTTAAAATCCTTTTTGACCTCTACCGGACCGGATACCCCTCTTGGGACATACCAGACTCCGGAAAAGTACCGCTGGAGGGATATGAATCACGGAATCTTTACCCAGTACGCAACCCGTATCTGGAAAGGCTTCTTAATTCATTCCATTCTGTACAGCAAACCTAACAATATGACGCTGGATCCGATGACTTATAATTATATGAGCATTGCTCAGTCAGCGGGATGCGTCCGGCTCCTCTCCGGAGATGCCAAGTGGGTATATGATCACTGTGCGATTGGTACTACCGTTACGATTTACGAATCACCGGTTCCAGGCCCCTATGAGAGACCGGCCATTGAACAGATCATACCCGAAACCCAGACCTGGGATCCTACCGATCCTAATATTGCAAGATAA
- a CDS encoding lipopolysaccharide biosynthesis protein produces the protein MYQENMKNKVLSGLFWKVMENGGTQGIQFLVSVLLARMLTPAESGEVMLIMIFITIGNVFVQSGFNTSLIQKRTVDEADYSSAFYISGAIALVLYVILFFSAPAIASFYGQPVFTNVLRVLSVTLFFGAVTSVQSAVVARNMEFRKLCLASLFAALCSGIIGVFLAYRGLGLWSLAMQQFFYSFFLMVMLVFLVKWRPRLLFSVKKAKELFSYGWKILCSGLIDTVFNNVYGLVIGKLYNSAMMGQYSRGNQFPALIANNLGAAIQSVMLPAFSACQEDKDRLKRMVRRSIVTSSYLVFPMMAGLIAVAEPMVKLLLTERYLPCVPMLRLLCVAYATWPLHVANLQAINAMGKSEIFLRLEIIKKAVSMAALLISIPFGIYTMVALRAVTDFICTFINAYPNKKLLNYSFFEQWKDVLPSLFLSAVMCLFSYGVQYVIEGTLLTLVVQILVGVVVYAGLSWLFRLEAFLYLCRISGIVKE, from the coding sequence ATGTACCAGGAAAATATGAAAAATAAGGTCCTTTCCGGTCTGTTCTGGAAAGTGATGGAAAACGGGGGTACACAGGGGATTCAGTTCCTTGTTTCGGTTCTGCTTGCCAGGATGCTGACACCGGCAGAGTCCGGGGAAGTCATGCTCATCATGATATTTATTACCATTGGAAATGTGTTTGTCCAAAGCGGTTTTAATACATCCCTGATCCAGAAACGGACGGTGGATGAGGCTGATTATTCCTCTGCATTTTATATCAGCGGAGCCATTGCTCTTGTTTTATATGTAATTCTCTTTTTTTCGGCTCCGGCCATAGCTTCTTTTTACGGACAGCCTGTTTTTACGAACGTGCTCCGGGTCCTTTCTGTGACCCTGTTTTTTGGTGCCGTGACCTCCGTACAGTCTGCTGTGGTCGCCAGGAATATGGAGTTTCGGAAGCTTTGTCTGGCAAGCCTTTTTGCCGCCCTTTGCTCCGGTATCATCGGCGTATTTCTGGCATACAGGGGACTGGGGCTGTGGTCTCTTGCCATGCAGCAGTTTTTCTACAGCTTTTTCTTAATGGTCATGCTGGTATTTCTGGTGAAGTGGAGGCCAAGGCTTTTGTTTTCCGTTAAGAAGGCGAAGGAATTGTTCTCTTATGGCTGGAAGATACTTTGTTCCGGCCTTATAGATACAGTATTTAATAATGTTTACGGGCTAGTCATCGGGAAATTATATAATTCCGCCATGATGGGGCAATACTCAAGAGGAAACCAGTTTCCTGCTCTGATTGCCAACAATCTTGGGGCGGCTATCCAGTCGGTCATGCTTCCGGCTTTTTCGGCCTGCCAGGAGGACAAGGATAGGTTAAAGCGCATGGTGAGAAGGTCCATTGTCACCAGCTCTTACCTGGTATTTCCCATGATGGCCGGCTTGATTGCTGTTGCTGAGCCTATGGTTAAGCTGCTTTTGACGGAACGGTATTTACCTTGTGTCCCCATGCTGCGGCTATTGTGCGTAGCTTATGCAACCTGGCCCCTACATGTGGCGAATCTGCAGGCCATCAATGCCATGGGGAAAAGTGAGATATTCCTCAGGCTGGAAATAATAAAGAAGGCAGTCAGCATGGCTGCTCTTCTGATCAGCATTCCCTTTGGGATATATACCATGGTTGCTTTAAGGGCAGTGACCGATTTCATCTGTACCTTTATCAATGCCTATCCCAATAAAAAGCTTTTAAACTACAGCTTTTTTGAGCAGTGGAAGGATGTACTTCCTTCTCTTTTCTTATCAGCGGTGATGTGCCTCTTCTCATACGGAGTACAATATGTAATAGAAGGAACACTCCTAACCCTGGTTGTACAGATACTGGTAGGAGTTGTTGTTTATGCAGGGCTTTCCTGGTTGTTCCGGCTGGAGGCTTTTTTGTACCTATGCCGTATTTCCGGGATCGTAAAAGAGTAG
- a CDS encoding lipopolysaccharide biosynthesis protein, with protein sequence MERKNVAWNMIGSLVYAGSSMILTALVNHLIGTEQGGIFGFAFSTFGQQMFLVAYFGMRPLQSTDTSQSYTFTEYRLARFATCSMAVILGTCYIIFNTLSPSAGYTVQKALVVFLMVLYKVLDGFADVYESEFQRNGRLYLTGQAMAFRTLLSVFCFLGTLAITRELVFSCVVAVLSQGAGILLFDKRMAESVPGMVFTRTPGRQWKLLQDSFLLFLSVFLDGLIFAMAKYAVDARMTSTDNAVFVAIFMPTSVINLAANFVIRPFLTRMSYQWEERNFVEFKTGLKKLSGIIFLLTVIALAGAWAIGVPVLGAISNVELKPYKSGLLFIVLGGGFFAVMNLFYYVLVIMKKQKGIFFGYVPVCILSFFLSFWLVGEGGINGAAFSYMLEMLILMLCFMGQAISIFITEERHAGIPLHPGNMGGAGVKERMERKK encoded by the coding sequence ATGGAACGAAAAAATGTGGCCTGGAATATGATCGGAAGCCTGGTTTATGCCGGTTCCAGTATGATACTCACGGCCCTGGTCAACCATCTCATAGGAACAGAACAGGGAGGGATCTTTGGCTTCGCATTCAGCACATTTGGGCAGCAGATGTTTTTGGTGGCCTATTTTGGCATGCGGCCTTTGCAAAGCACGGATACAAGCCAAAGCTATACATTTACCGAATATCGTCTGGCACGGTTCGCCACCTGTTCCATGGCAGTCATTTTAGGAACCTGCTATATCATTTTTAATACCCTGTCTCCGTCGGCAGGCTATACGGTTCAAAAGGCGCTGGTGGTATTTTTGATGGTGCTTTATAAGGTGCTTGACGGGTTTGCAGATGTGTATGAATCGGAATTTCAGAGGAACGGGCGGCTGTATCTTACAGGACAGGCCATGGCATTTAGAACCCTGTTGTCTGTGTTTTGTTTTTTAGGAACCCTTGCTATTACAAGGGAGCTTGTATTTTCCTGCGTGGTTGCGGTCCTGTCCCAGGGAGCAGGAATCCTGCTGTTTGATAAACGAATGGCGGAGAGTGTCCCAGGAATGGTGTTTACCAGAACGCCCGGCAGGCAGTGGAAGCTTTTACAGGACAGTTTTTTACTGTTTTTATCCGTTTTTCTGGACGGGCTTATCTTTGCCATGGCAAAATATGCGGTGGATGCCCGGATGACTTCCACGGACAACGCTGTTTTTGTGGCTATTTTTATGCCGACTTCGGTCATTAACCTGGCTGCTAACTTTGTGATCCGCCCCTTTTTGACCAGGATGTCTTACCAGTGGGAGGAACGGAACTTTGTAGAATTTAAGACCGGCCTAAAGAAGCTTTCCGGAATCATATTCCTTCTTACGGTCATTGCCCTGGCAGGAGCCTGGGCGATTGGGGTTCCTGTACTGGGAGCCATTTCCAATGTGGAACTTAAACCGTATAAATCAGGACTTCTTTTCATTGTGCTGGGCGGCGGTTTCTTTGCGGTTATGAATCTGTTTTATTATGTGCTTGTTATCATGAAAAAGCAGAAGGGAATCTTTTTTGGCTATGTGCCGGTCTGCATTCTTTCCTTCTTTCTCTCCTTCTGGCTGGTGGGAGAGGGAGGGATCAACGGGGCGGCCTTCTCTTATATGCTGGAAATGCTGATTCTCATGCTTTGCTTTATGGGACAGGCAATCAGCATTTTTATTACTGAGGAACGTCATGCTGGCATACCGTTACACCCCGGAAACATGGGCGGTGCAGGGGTAAAAGAGAGAATGGAGCGGAAGAAATGA
- a CDS encoding glycosyltransferase family 2 protein, with amino-acid sequence MDKVLVVIPAYNEALNIERVVGGVIANYPMFDYVIINDGSTDQTADICRRHGWKIIDLPMNLGLAGAFQTGLKYAHRRGYRYAIQFDGDGQHRPEYILPMKEKMDEGYDIVIGSRFMTGKKPHSMRMLGSRLLSGSIWFTTGVKVSDPTSGMRMFSRKMIKEFADGLNYGPEPDTISYLISQGAKVAEIPVIMDERILGESYLNPVNAARYMGKMLFSILLVQSFRIRDRR; translated from the coding sequence ATGGATAAGGTACTGGTAGTAATACCTGCATACAATGAGGCTTTAAATATTGAGCGCGTGGTAGGAGGCGTCATTGCGAACTATCCCATGTTTGATTATGTGATCATTAATGACGGATCTACCGATCAAACAGCAGATATCTGCAGAAGACATGGCTGGAAGATCATAGACCTGCCCATGAATCTGGGACTTGCAGGAGCGTTCCAGACCGGGCTTAAATATGCTCACAGGCGTGGGTACCGGTATGCCATACAGTTTGACGGGGATGGGCAGCACCGGCCGGAATATATCCTTCCCATGAAAGAGAAGATGGATGAGGGCTATGATATTGTTATCGGCTCCAGATTTATGACAGGGAAGAAACCCCATTCCATGCGGATGCTTGGGAGCAGACTCTTAAGCGGCTCCATATGGTTCACCACTGGGGTAAAGGTCAGTGACCCTACCTCCGGTATGCGCATGTTCAGCAGGAAGATGATCAAGGAATTTGCCGATGGCTTAAATTACGGTCCGGAACCGGATACGATCTCCTATTTGATCAGCCAGGGGGCTAAAGTAGCGGAAATCCCTGTGATCATGGATGAACGGATTCTGGGAGAGAGCTATTTAAATCCGGTCAATGCGGCCCGGTATATGGGAAAGATGCTGTTTTCCATATTGCTGGTACAGAGCTTCCGCATTAGGGACAGGAGATAA